In the Caenorhabditis elegans chromosome X genome, one interval contains:
- the zipt-13 gene encoding Zrt (ZRT), Irt- (IRT-) like Protein Transporter (Product from WormBase gene class zipt;~Confirmed by transcript evidence): MFWFILLSSCIAIHAQQGLLLDLHPAAGPQFFEESILGNANGDKLNNEFADVPIDSLMDPEGKPIHDPLRAHAMVLEEELRKEAAEIQKIMAESEKEDMKKGEVTSATWIYALIGCSLVVSTGILPAFLLPANIHVLLSSSQGQRRLNLLLGFAIGSLLADVFLHLLPEAYESNENHVSIGLCVLAGYLTFSLISKLASSEEEQHKACAYLNLFANIGDNFAHGLAVGSSFLVSTKFGIMTTITILLHEIPHEISDFAILLRADFGKTNAILAQLTTAAFGVLGSLVALHLHTSNVPVIETLLPFTAGGFLNIALTELLPEISAETSPVEILKQLVMIVTGVLTMSFLNSLSF; encoded by the exons ATGTTTTGGTTTATTCTTCTCTCGTCTTGCATTGCGATACATGCTCAACAAGGACTGCTTCTTG atttgcaTCCTGCCGCGGGACCTCAGTTTTTTGAGGAGTCTATTCTTGGTAATGCTAATGGTGACAAACTTAACAATGAGTTTGCTGACGTGCCAATTGATTCTTTGATGGACCCAGAAGGAAAGCCAATCCATGACCCACTTAGAGCTCATGCTATggt GCTTGAAGAGGAGCTGAGAAAAGAAGCAGCCGAAATACAGAAGATTATGGCAGAGAGCGAAAAGGAGGATATGAAAAAAGGCGAAGTCACATCTGCCACGTGGATTTATGCTCTCATTGGGTGCTCACTAGTAGTGAGCACTGGTATTCTCCCAGCGTTTCTGTTGCCAGCAAATATTCACGTTTTACTTTCCTCATCGc aaggaCAGCGTCGATTGAACCTCCTTCTTGGGTTTGCGATTGGTTCTCTCCTGGCCGACGTGTTTTTGCATCTTCTTCCAGAAGCATACGAAAGTAACGAAAATCATGTTTCTATAGGATTGTGTGTTCTCGCCGGATACCTTACGTTCTCCCTCATCTCAAAACTTGCATCGTCAGAGGAAGAACAGCACAAG gcgTGTGCCTATTTGAACTTGTTCGCAAATATTGGAGATAATTTTGCTCATGGACTCGCAGTTGGAAGCAGCTTTCTTGTTTCTACAAAG TTTGGAATTATGACTACAATTACAATTCTCCTCCACGAAATTCCTCACGAAATAAGTGATTTTGCTATTCTCTTACGTGCTGATTTTGGGAAAACAAATGCTATTTTAGCGCAG CTTACTACTGCTGCTTTTGGTGTGCTCGGTTCTTTAGTAGCACTTCACCTGCACACTTCCAATGTTCCGGTCATTGAGACTCTCCTTCCATTCACCGCAGGAGGATTTCTCAACATTGCTCTGACAGAGCTTCTACCCGAGATTAGCGCTGAAACATCTCCAGT CGAAATCCTGAAACAACTGGTGATGATCGTAACTGGAGTGCTCACAATGTCATTCCTCAATTCTCTAAGTTTCTAA
- the str-74 gene encoding Seven TM Receptor (Partially confirmed by transcript evidence) — MVALALVNIFSKNGFCASFLTNFFVIYLTTFFVKNLIGTYKKMILIFSLLGILFSGIEILARPFAHNYNNSLMFFSLNFWTSSQTLPEFFISVWAGLYVTILAFIAVQFVYRYSCLMNTNVMELFDGFGGVLLMMYPILPGVIYSCVFYLFCLPDNISDSYVQDEIFENYGLIIKEIPRFIALTYNLNETIRWNSIYFFLSAVSLISIHYAIMFYFGLKMHFNMKQQLLKFSSKNRKLQRQFFKALIFQSIGPTVLLVLPAVPVLLCPVVASFFHFFFSKFSWQTGWLYSFICFYPPFDSISFLMIVTEYRNIIHERYWSLLSGSRTEQTKGDSQQINKENQRRHVKTIMN, encoded by the exons ATGGTAGCCTTGGCTTTGGTTaatattttctctaaaaatggCTTCTGCGCAAGTTTCCtaactaacttttttgtaatttactTGACCACCttctttgttaaaaatttgattggcacgtataaaaaaatgattttgatattttcattattGGGAATATTGTTTTCGGGAATAGAAATCCTTGCCAGACCATTCGCTCATAATTATAACAACAGTTTGATGTTCttcagtttgaatttttggacgAGCTCTCAAACACTACCCGAATTCTTTATATCAGTATGGGCAGGGCTTTATGTAACCATACTAGCTTTCATTGCGGTACAGTTTGTCTATCGATATTCTTGTTTGATGAATACAAATGTCATGGAGTTATTTGATGGTTTTGGGGGTGTACTATTGATGATGTATCCTATTCTTCCTGGAGTAATCTAttcttgtgttttttatttattttgtttacCAGATAACATATCTGATTCGTATGTTCA agatgaaatatttgaaaactacgGATTGATTATCAAGGAAATTCCTCGATTCATTGCTCTTACATACAATTTGAATGAAACTATAAGATGGAacagtatttattttttcttatccGCCGTCTCCCTCATTTCAATTCATTATGCTATCATGTTTTACTTCGGCTTGAAAATGCATTTCAACATGAAACAACAGCTGCTAAAATTTTCGTCGAAAAACAGGAAACTCCAACGTCAATTTTTCAAGGctttaatatttcaaagtatAGGACCAACGGTATTGTTAGTCTTGCCGGCTGTTCCAGTTCTGTTGTGTCCAGTTGTTGCgtcattttttcacttttttttttcgaaattcagtTGGCAAACTGGATGGCTCTATTCTTTTATTTGCTTTTATCCACCATTTGATAGTATTTCTTTTCTGATGATTGTAACAGAATATCGGAACATTATTCacg aaagataCTGGAGTCTATTGTCAGGAAGCAGAACGGAACAAACGAAAGGAGATTCCCAGCAAATCAATAAAGAAAATCAAAGGAGACATGTTAAAACAATTATGAATTAG